One segment of Streptomyces sp. TG1A-8 DNA contains the following:
- a CDS encoding transglycosylase SLT domain-containing protein, which translates to MPKNILIRRPSPNPTKRQRIAIAGVSALGAAALALSAAPGHGDTLTTGAPATTAQVTVATGGVKDIRGSLTDQLAPQTVKLDALAAKHEAAVDAARKRAEAEAARRKAAAGAARKAAQERAAEARAAERVASRSVQRPAMQTIAARTYADNLDGWIRHALDIMRDRGIPGSYDGLHRNIMRESSGNPRAINGWDVNAINGIPSKGLLQVIPPTFNAYHVAGTSWDIYDPVANITAAANYAADRYGSIDNVNSAY; encoded by the coding sequence ATGCCCAAGAACATCCTCATCCGTCGTCCCAGTCCGAACCCGACCAAGCGGCAGCGGATCGCGATCGCCGGTGTGAGCGCGCTCGGCGCCGCCGCCCTCGCCCTCTCGGCCGCCCCCGGCCACGGCGACACCCTCACCACGGGTGCGCCGGCCACGACCGCCCAGGTCACCGTCGCGACCGGCGGGGTGAAGGACATCCGGGGCTCGCTCACCGACCAGCTCGCACCCCAGACCGTCAAGCTGGACGCCCTCGCCGCGAAGCACGAGGCCGCCGTCGACGCCGCCAGGAAGCGGGCCGAGGCCGAAGCGGCCAGGAGGAAGGCCGCCGCCGGGGCCGCCCGGAAGGCCGCGCAGGAGCGCGCCGCCGAGGCGCGCGCCGCCGAGCGGGTCGCGAGCCGCTCCGTGCAGCGCCCCGCGATGCAGACGATCGCCGCCAGGACCTACGCCGACAACCTGGACGGCTGGATCCGGCACGCCCTGGACATCATGCGGGACAGGGGCATCCCGGGCAGCTACGACGGGCTGCACCGCAACATCATGCGCGAGTCCTCCGGCAACCCCCGGGCCATCAACGGCTGGGACGTCAACGCGATCAACGGCATCCCGTCCAAGGGCCTGCTGCAGGTCATCCCGCCCACGTTCAACGCGTACCACGTCGCCGGGACCTCGTGGGACATCTACGACCCGGTCGCCAACATCACCGCGGCCGCCAACTACGCGGCCGACAGGTACGGCTCGATCGACAACGTCAACAGCGCGTACTGA
- a CDS encoding SGM_5486 family transporter-associated protein — protein sequence MPVLDPNPRNGQKKMLLVFGSFLAIFLIIAVIATIASP from the coding sequence ATGCCAGTGCTCGACCCGAACCCGCGCAACGGCCAGAAGAAGATGCTGCTCGTCTTCGGCTCGTTCCTCGCCATCTTCCTGATCATCGCCGTCATCGCGACCATCGCCTCGCCCTGA
- a CDS encoding histidine phosphatase family protein — MSVAEPRRIVLFRHAKADWPQVSDHERPLAERGRKDAAVAGRRLADTGLALDLALCSTAVRTRETWKLAVHELAHRPRTVYEERVYEASPGELIALLNEIPDDVRSVILIGHNPGVHGLADILAGAAEGDARTRMNRRGFPTAAFALLSFDGAWKGLEPGTTTLADYWAPSE; from the coding sequence ATGAGCGTCGCAGAACCCCGCAGGATCGTCCTCTTCCGGCATGCGAAAGCCGACTGGCCCCAGGTGTCCGACCACGAGCGTCCGCTGGCCGAGCGGGGCCGCAAGGACGCCGCGGTCGCCGGACGCAGGCTCGCCGACACGGGGCTCGCCCTCGACCTGGCCCTGTGCTCCACGGCGGTGCGGACGCGTGAGACCTGGAAGCTCGCCGTCCACGAACTGGCGCACCGGCCCAGGACCGTCTACGAGGAGCGGGTCTACGAGGCCTCGCCCGGCGAGCTGATCGCCCTGCTCAACGAGATCCCGGACGACGTGCGCAGCGTGATCCTGATCGGCCACAACCCGGGCGTGCACGGCCTGGCCGACATCCTGGCCGGCGCCGCCGAGGGGGACGCCCGCACCCGGATGAACCGCCGGGGCTTCCCCACCGCCGCCTTCGCCCTGCTCTCCTTCGACGGCGCCTGGAAGGGGCTGGAGCCGGGCACGACCACCCTGGCGGACTACTGGGCGCCCTCCGAGTAA
- a CDS encoding FadR/GntR family transcriptional regulator — protein sequence MPLSHPRRSALSEQVIAELRNQIASGEWPVGARIPTEPELVEQLGVARNTVREAVRALAHNGLLDIRQGSGTYVVATSELAGVMHRRFAGADPRHIAELRSTLESAAAKLAAERRTEKDLKQLDTLLARREEAWESGEAETFVAADATFHLAVVAASHNDVMTAMYADLGEVLRDWLRADVGAELAPESHMDHTRLVDAIRDGQAQAAAAEAASYPFLCRPGRFSAPSGG from the coding sequence ATGCCTCTGAGCCACCCGCGCCGTTCGGCGCTCTCCGAACAGGTCATCGCGGAGCTGCGGAACCAGATCGCCTCGGGCGAGTGGCCGGTCGGCGCGCGGATCCCGACCGAGCCGGAACTGGTGGAGCAGCTCGGGGTCGCGCGCAACACGGTCCGCGAGGCCGTGCGGGCGCTGGCGCACAACGGTCTGCTGGACATCCGCCAGGGTTCGGGCACGTACGTCGTGGCGACGAGCGAGCTGGCCGGCGTGATGCACCGCCGGTTCGCCGGCGCCGACCCCCGGCACATCGCCGAGCTGCGCTCCACGCTGGAGTCGGCGGCGGCGAAGCTCGCCGCCGAGCGGCGCACCGAGAAGGACCTCAAGCAGTTGGACACGCTCCTGGCCCGGCGCGAGGAGGCCTGGGAGAGCGGTGAGGCGGAGACCTTCGTGGCGGCCGACGCCACCTTCCACCTGGCCGTGGTGGCCGCCTCCCACAACGACGTGATGACGGCGATGTACGCCGACCTGGGCGAGGTGCTGCGGGACTGGCTGCGCGCGGACGTCGGCGCGGAGCTGGCGCCGGAGTCGCACATGGACCACACCCGGCTGGTGGACGCGATCCGCGACGGGCAGGCGCAGGCGGCGGCCGCGGAGGCCGCGAGCTATCCGTTCCTGTGCCGTCCGGGCCGGTTCAGCGCACCCTCTGGTGGCTGA
- the serB gene encoding phosphoserine phosphatase SerB, producing the protein MSASQTPEVPTLLVKIFGKDRPGITAGLFDTLAAYQVDVVDIEQVVTRGRLVLCALVTQPSAGVEGGLRATVHSWAESMKMQAEIISGHGDNRPRGLGRSLVTVLGHPLTAESTAAVAARIAKAGGNIDRIFRLAKYPVTAVEFAVSGVETEPLRTALASASAALGVDIAVVSAGLHRRAQRLVVMDVDSTLIQDEVIELFAAHAGCEDQVAEVTAAAMRGELDFEQSLHARVALLEGLDASVVEKVRSEVRLTPGARTLIRTLKRLGYQVGVVSGGFTQVTDDLKNRLGLDFAQANTLEIAGGKLTGRVVGEIVDRAGKARLLRRFAAEAGVPLAQTVAIGDGANDLDMLNAAGLGVAFNAKPVVREAAHTAVNFPFLDTVLYLLGITREEVEAADTHDGG; encoded by the coding sequence ATGAGCGCTTCGCAGACCCCCGAGGTCCCCACTCTCCTCGTCAAGATCTTCGGCAAGGACAGGCCGGGCATCACGGCCGGTCTCTTCGACACCCTCGCCGCCTACCAGGTCGACGTGGTCGACATCGAGCAGGTCGTCACCCGGGGCCGTCTGGTCCTGTGCGCGCTGGTCACACAGCCGTCGGCGGGTGTCGAGGGTGGTCTGCGGGCCACCGTGCACAGCTGGGCCGAGTCGATGAAGATGCAGGCGGAGATCATCTCGGGCCACGGCGACAACCGCCCCCGCGGTCTCGGGCGCTCCCTGGTGACCGTCCTCGGCCATCCGCTCACCGCCGAGTCCACGGCCGCCGTCGCCGCCCGGATCGCCAAGGCCGGCGGCAACATCGACCGCATCTTCCGCCTGGCGAAGTATCCGGTGACCGCGGTGGAGTTCGCCGTCTCCGGGGTGGAGACCGAGCCGCTGCGCACGGCGCTCGCCTCCGCGTCGGCGGCACTGGGTGTCGACATCGCCGTCGTCTCGGCCGGGCTGCACCGGCGGGCCCAGCGGTTGGTGGTCATGGACGTGGACTCCACCCTCATCCAGGACGAGGTCATCGAGCTGTTCGCCGCGCACGCCGGCTGCGAGGACCAGGTCGCCGAGGTGACGGCGGCGGCGATGCGCGGGGAGCTGGACTTCGAGCAGTCGCTGCACGCACGCGTCGCCCTGCTGGAGGGGCTGGACGCCTCGGTGGTGGAGAAGGTGCGCAGCGAGGTCCGGCTGACGCCGGGCGCACGTACGCTGATCCGCACGCTGAAACGGCTCGGCTACCAGGTCGGGGTCGTCTCCGGCGGCTTCACGCAGGTCACGGACGACCTCAAGAACCGGCTCGGGCTGGACTTCGCGCAGGCCAACACCCTGGAGATCGCCGGCGGCAAGCTGACCGGCCGGGTCGTCGGGGAGATAGTGGACCGGGCGGGCAAGGCGCGGCTGCTGCGCCGGTTCGCCGCGGAGGCCGGGGTGCCGCTGGCGCAGACCGTGGCGATCGGTGACGGTGCCAACGACCTGGACATGCTGAACGCGGCCGGTCTGGGCGTCGCCTTCAACGCCAAACCGGTGGTGCGCGAGGCGGCGCACACCGCCGTGAACTTCCCCTTCCTCGACACCGTCCTGTACCTGCTGGGCATCACCCGTGAGGAGGTCGAGGCGGCCGACACGCACGACGGGGGTTGA
- a CDS encoding CynX/NimT family MFS transporter, with protein sequence MMGGMAGEETRTTGTRAPAPPHDRGAPAAAHAPGANGRPAAPAWAARLVVVGIVLAALNLRPAITSAGALLEEVRDGLGMGGGAAGLLTSVPPLCFAVFGVAAPRLARRFGPGAVVCAGMAAITAGLLVRPYAGGTAGFLAASALALMGIAVSNVLMPVIVKRWFPDRVGSMTGLYSMALALGTSLAAAVTVPVTDALGGDWRSGLVVWAGLAAVAVLPWLPLARERGTAPAPERPAPASGEDGRAPLRITRSRTAWALAVFFGLQATAAYITMGWMAQIFRDAGVAAGTAGLLLAVTMVMGVPLAFVIPRLATRLPHQGPIVLALGLCGLAGYAGLYVAPAGGAWAWALLLGVSNCAFPLALTMVGMRARTGPGVAQLSAFAQSTGYLISIPGPLLVGVLYQESGGWGLPIALMAALMLPQMAVGFLAGRDRTVEDEATGR encoded by the coding sequence ATGATGGGCGGCATGGCTGGTGAGGAAACACGTACGACGGGCACCCGCGCTCCGGCGCCCCCCCACGACCGGGGTGCGCCCGCCGCGGCGCACGCACCCGGCGCGAACGGCCGTCCGGCGGCACCCGCGTGGGCGGCCCGGCTGGTCGTCGTCGGCATCGTGCTGGCGGCGCTGAACCTCCGCCCGGCCATCACGAGCGCCGGCGCGCTCCTGGAGGAGGTCCGCGACGGACTCGGCATGGGCGGCGGCGCGGCCGGGCTGCTCACCTCCGTGCCCCCGCTGTGCTTCGCCGTCTTCGGCGTCGCCGCGCCCCGCCTGGCCCGCCGCTTCGGGCCCGGCGCGGTGGTGTGCGCCGGGATGGCCGCCATCACCGCCGGCCTGCTGGTACGGCCGTACGCCGGGGGCACGGCGGGCTTCCTGGCCGCCAGCGCGCTCGCCCTGATGGGCATCGCCGTCAGCAACGTGCTCATGCCCGTCATCGTCAAGCGCTGGTTCCCGGACCGGGTCGGCTCCATGACCGGCCTGTACTCGATGGCCCTGGCGCTCGGCACCTCCCTGGCCGCCGCGGTGACCGTGCCCGTGACCGACGCCCTGGGCGGCGACTGGCGCTCCGGGCTCGTCGTCTGGGCGGGCCTCGCCGCCGTCGCCGTCCTGCCCTGGCTGCCGCTGGCACGGGAGCGGGGCACGGCCCCCGCCCCGGAGCGGCCGGCGCCCGCGTCGGGCGAGGACGGCCGGGCACCGCTGCGGATCACCCGGAGCCGCACCGCCTGGGCGCTGGCCGTCTTCTTCGGCCTCCAGGCCACCGCCGCCTACATCACCATGGGCTGGATGGCGCAGATCTTCCGTGACGCCGGGGTCGCCGCGGGCACGGCGGGCCTGCTCCTCGCCGTCACCATGGTCATGGGCGTGCCGCTGGCCTTCGTCATCCCCCGGCTCGCCACCCGGCTGCCCCACCAGGGGCCGATCGTGCTGGCCCTGGGCCTGTGCGGCCTCGCCGGATACGCCGGCCTGTACGTCGCCCCGGCCGGCGGCGCCTGGGCCTGGGCGCTGCTGCTGGGCGTCTCCAACTGCGCCTTCCCGCTGGCGCTGACGATGGTCGGCATGCGGGCCCGGACCGGCCCGGGCGTCGCCCAGCTGTCGGCGTTCGCGCAGAGCACCGGCTACCTGATTTCCATCCCCGGCCCGCTGCTGGTCGGCGTGCTCTACCAGGAGAGCGGCGGCTGGGGGCTGCCGATCGCCCTCATGGCCGCCCTCATGCTGCCCCAGATGGCGGTGGGCTTCCTGGCGGGCCGCGACCGCACGGTGGAGGACGAGGCGACGGGGCGCTGA
- a CDS encoding FHA domain-containing protein: MPELVLQTNGRTWTLDPSKSYILGRDPRGDIVFEDARVSWRHATVAFDGRSWVVEDHGSTNGTYVRGRRVSRTEIGPGSVVHLGNATDGPGLNLSAVDAAVAPSHQQAAPHGAQAASAGWAQQAPQQQIPHQAAAHQHAPQADWQPPQQAAPFPPRQGGPAGGHAQAVPGEAAGAPPVHGDRSPTTFHQFAVGRVMRIGRALENELVVSDLQVSRHHAEFHSTPEGRFEIRDLGSHNGTYVNGQPIAKGGTALLGPNDIVGVGHSTFRIVGDRLEEFVDTGEISFSARHLTVTVDGGKQILKDVSFGVPEKSLVAVIGPSGSGKSTLLKALTGYRPANQGEVLYDNRDLYKQFAELRQRIGLVPQDDILHKELTVKKALKYAAKLRFPADTTAQERDARIDEVLRELKLDIHRDKKVTSLSGGQRKRVSVALELLTKPSLIFLDEPTSGLNPGMDRDVMQLLRGLADDGRTVLVVTHSVAELALCDKLLVMAPGGAVAYFGPPEEALNFFGYDSWADVFSAFENYRDYDWAGRWKGSQHYQMYAADLDAVAPPAAPVPPPQAVRPPKPQGWGSQLLTLVRRYVSVIASDRGFLALTVILPAVLGAVSLLINHDQGLLVNKAVNPRTGAHVPNGTATTVLMILAVGACFAGAANSVRELIKERVIYERERATGLSRSAYLMSKVVVLGTVTVLQGLLVGLIGFASRKIPGRGLVLGGSTLVELCLPIMALGFTAMMVGLVISSLVKTAEKTMPLLVMFAIIQVVFTGCLFALHGTPGVNEFSYLMPSRWAVAAAGTTLDFNDIAPNTDDPASTDPLWDHQAAAWGLDMAALIALGVACGFLVARFLRRHEPEVMRK; the protein is encoded by the coding sequence GTGCCGGAACTCGTACTGCAAACAAACGGACGGACCTGGACGCTCGATCCGTCCAAGTCCTACATCCTGGGCCGCGATCCCCGGGGTGACATCGTCTTCGAGGACGCCAGGGTGTCCTGGCGCCACGCCACGGTCGCTTTCGACGGCCGCAGTTGGGTCGTCGAGGACCACGGCAGCACCAACGGCACGTACGTGCGGGGGCGGCGGGTCAGCCGGACGGAGATCGGCCCCGGCTCGGTGGTGCACCTCGGCAACGCCACCGACGGACCCGGCCTGAACCTCTCCGCCGTCGACGCCGCGGTCGCCCCGTCCCACCAGCAGGCGGCACCGCACGGGGCACAGGCCGCGAGCGCCGGATGGGCACAGCAGGCCCCGCAGCAGCAGATCCCGCACCAGGCCGCGGCGCACCAGCACGCTCCGCAGGCCGACTGGCAGCCGCCGCAGCAGGCCGCGCCGTTCCCGCCCCGGCAGGGCGGACCGGCCGGGGGGCACGCCCAGGCGGTGCCCGGCGAAGCCGCGGGGGCGCCGCCGGTCCACGGCGACCGCAGCCCGACCACGTTCCACCAGTTCGCCGTCGGCCGGGTGATGCGCATCGGCCGTGCCCTGGAGAACGAACTGGTCGTCTCCGACCTGCAGGTCTCCCGCCACCACGCCGAGTTCCACTCCACGCCCGAGGGCCGCTTCGAGATCCGTGACCTGGGCTCGCACAACGGCACGTACGTCAACGGCCAGCCGATCGCCAAGGGCGGTACGGCGCTGCTCGGCCCGAACGACATCGTCGGCGTCGGCCACTCCACCTTCCGCATCGTCGGCGACCGCCTCGAGGAGTTCGTCGACACCGGTGAGATCTCCTTCTCCGCCCGCCACCTGACCGTCACGGTCGACGGCGGCAAGCAGATCCTCAAGGACGTCTCCTTCGGCGTCCCGGAGAAGTCCCTGGTCGCGGTCATCGGCCCGTCCGGTTCCGGCAAGTCGACCCTGCTGAAGGCGCTCACCGGTTACCGGCCCGCCAACCAGGGCGAGGTGCTGTACGACAACCGCGATCTGTACAAGCAGTTCGCCGAGCTGCGCCAGCGCATCGGCCTGGTGCCGCAGGACGACATCCTGCACAAGGAACTGACCGTCAAGAAGGCCCTGAAGTACGCGGCCAAACTGCGCTTCCCGGCCGACACCACCGCGCAGGAGCGCGACGCCCGCATCGACGAGGTGCTGCGCGAGCTGAAGCTGGACATACACAGGGACAAGAAGGTCACCTCCCTGTCCGGCGGCCAGCGCAAGCGGGTCTCGGTGGCCCTGGAACTGCTCACCAAGCCGTCGCTGATCTTCCTGGACGAGCCGACCTCCGGCCTCAACCCGGGCATGGACCGCGACGTGATGCAGCTGCTGCGGGGGCTGGCCGACGACGGCCGCACGGTCCTGGTGGTGACCCACTCGGTGGCCGAGCTGGCGCTGTGCGACAAGCTCCTGGTGATGGCGCCGGGCGGCGCGGTCGCCTACTTCGGGCCGCCCGAGGAGGCGCTGAACTTCTTCGGCTACGACAGCTGGGCCGACGTCTTCTCCGCCTTCGAGAACTACCGCGACTACGACTGGGCGGGCCGCTGGAAGGGCTCGCAGCACTACCAGATGTACGCCGCCGACCTCGACGCCGTCGCCCCGCCGGCCGCGCCCGTGCCCCCGCCGCAGGCCGTCCGGCCGCCCAAGCCGCAGGGCTGGGGCTCGCAACTGCTGACCCTGGTCCGGCGGTACGTGTCGGTCATCGCCTCCGACAGGGGCTTCCTGGCCCTGACGGTGATCCTGCCGGCGGTGCTCGGCGCGGTCAGCCTGCTGATCAACCACGATCAGGGCCTGCTGGTGAACAAGGCGGTCAACCCCAGGACCGGGGCGCACGTCCCGAACGGCACGGCCACCACCGTCCTGATGATCCTCGCGGTCGGCGCCTGCTTCGCCGGGGCCGCGAACTCCGTCCGCGAGCTGATCAAGGAACGGGTCATCTACGAGCGGGAGCGCGCCACCGGTCTGTCCCGCTCGGCCTACCTGATGTCCAAGGTGGTCGTCCTCGGCACCGTCACCGTGCTGCAGGGCCTGCTGGTCGGGCTGATCGGCTTCGCCAGCCGGAAGATCCCCGGGCGGGGACTGGTCCTGGGCGGCTCCACCCTCGTCGAGCTGTGCCTGCCGATCATGGCGCTCGGCTTCACCGCGATGATGGTCGGCCTGGTGATCTCCTCCCTGGTGAAGACCGCGGAGAAGACCATGCCGCTGCTGGTGATGTTCGCGATCATCCAGGTCGTGTTCACCGGCTGCCTGTTCGCCCTGCACGGCACGCCCGGCGTCAACGAGTTCTCGTACCTGATGCCGTCGCGCTGGGCGGTGGCGGCCGCGGGCACCACGCTGGACTTCAACGACATCGCGCCCAACACCGACGACCCGGCCAGCACCGACCCGCTGTGGGACCACCAGGCCGCCGCCTGGGGCCTGGACATGGCCGCGCTGATCGCGCTCGGCGTGGCCTGCGGCTTCCTCGTGGCCCGCTTCCTGCGCCGGCACGAGCCGGAGGTCATGCGGAAGTGA